The Arachis duranensis cultivar V14167 chromosome 9, aradu.V14167.gnm2.J7QH, whole genome shotgun sequence genomic sequence caaacaaaaagtcaaatagttggttgaaaaggatttgaaaattaattttgaaaagataagaagataagaagttagaaaagatattttaaaatcaaatttttaaaaaagataaaattttgaaaaagatatgataaaaagatatgattaaaaattaaaattgattactttactaacaagaaactaaaagataagattttagaatttaaagattgaacatttcttaacaagaaagtaacaaagttcaaatttttgaatcagtcctattaattgttagcataattttcgaaaataaagataaaactaagaaaaagatttttgaaaaatatttaaaggaTTTtcgtaaattaataataaaaatgaaaaaagatttaatttttgaaaaagttttaaaaagataagatttttaaaatttgaaaatttgacttgacttacaagaaacaactaattttaaaattttttgactaagtcaacccaaattttcgagattttgagagaaaaaaggaaaagatgttttttttgatttttgaatttttaattatgagagagaaaaacataaaaaatgactcacaacatgaaaattatgaatcaaaacacataatgcatgcaagaacactatgaatgtcaagatgaacaccaagaacattttgaagatcatgatgaacatcaagaacatatttttgaaaaatttttttatggaaagaaaacatgcaagacaccaaacttaaaaatctttaatgtttagacactatgaatgcaaaaatgcacatgaaaaacaacaaaagatacaaaacaagaaaacatcaagatcaaacaagaagacttaccaagaacaacttgaagatcatgaagaacaccatgcatggattttcgaaaaatgcataaatttttagaaaaatgcaattgacaccaaacttaaaggttgactcaagactcaaacaagaaacacaaaatattggAGTGGAATTTCATGTCTATCttaattcaatcaaacattgttaattttatgcattatcatgagatttatgcaagaaatatgtgattattatgaatgatgcaaaaccttatgattttggtgagactttgattgcatgtttggtTGATTTCAGGGAAAAAAATGAAGAGGAAGAGAGGCAGTGCAGAATAACGCTGCGCTCAAATGAAGAACGCTACGCTCTctaacgacgcgcacgcgtataGGACGCTTACTCGTCAGGCAAGGATTTTTGAAGACCCACACCTATGTGTGCATGACGCGTACGTGTAGAAGTGATTAGCGCTCATTTGCAAAGAGAGCGCTATGTTTTCTGAATGAGAGCCTGtgacaattttttaaatttaggatTAAGGATTTGgtatcgacgcgtacgcgtacatgacgcTCATGCGTCGATGGAGCATCTGGGAAGAaacacgcgaacgcgtggatggaGCAGAAGCTGGGTGTTGCAATTTTGCTATCTACGCGCACGGTGTAGTGGACGCGCACACGTGAAGGGCGCTCATGGCGCAAACGTAGCGCTCGTTTAAAGAACGCTTCTagagacgcgcacgcgtacattatACGCGCAAGCATGATGGAGGCTGAAGATgacaaggacgcgcacgcgtatgTGATGCGTACGTGTCTGTGGTGCGAAAATGCATGGGATGCACATGCGTAGGAGAAGCGTACGCGTCGGTGAATAAACGCTCTGCTCTCTTTCAGAACGCAACGTTCTCCTGATGCTGCACCCAAGTACCAATCCTGACCCACTTCATCAGATGCcaaaaagcccactccaagTATTGGATGACTGAATAGGAAGGTGTATAAGTAGAGGAGAATTCAATTTCAAGGAGATTGGCTTGCTAGAAGTTTTTCTAGGAGTTCTTCTTTTGAGGAGTTCTTGAGAATTTTAGATctgattttattgttctttctgTTCCTCTCCTTCTGCAATTTTTCTTTTCGGTTTTGGTACTAGAGTAATGATGAACTAAACCATAATTTCATTAGAGGGAGGAGctttattgtaattccaatgaatcaatgaaattcttcttcttctcaattcatttTTGTAGCTATTGGATATGTTCTGTTTTGATTTAGAATTCCTCACTCCGGAAGGAGGTTGAATTCAATTGAATGCTTGTGTAAGCCTCGGAAAGGGAATCACTCACATTAGGATTGGAGCTTTATCCTTCACtactctcttgatcaacaccattcgggaggaattgagatattgagaattagtgtggcttatggatgagagaTTTGCACTTAACCTCTTTTCATGACagttagatcaaggaattggcaagattgattatgattagagagattagattgccaaggaattgggatccaatcaatttcaatccgccatagatctactcatatgattgagaaaggagttgagacccaattgattcatgatggattatgatatctccaatccctgatGAATCACTTTCTTTGAATTTTCTCACCTTAGAGTTCTCTGATTTCActgcaatttactttgttcaattctgttttgatttactgcacccaattttctttattattcatgcaatttaagttttctTGCAATTGAGATTCTGTAATTTAAAttccttgctctttaagattcagttatgtacatttcttgcaatttaagtttcagctcttttaatttcttgcactttaagtttcagtcaatTAAGCTTTCTGCCGTTTACTTTTCTGTAAATTTACATTCTACACTCTAGATTTCCTCGCAATTTACATTCTATCAATCAATTCCCACTCAAAACATTAACTATcagcttaactaaattcatcacctaactaaagttgcttaatccatcaatccctgtgggattgacctcacttttgtaagttttactacttgatgcaacctggtacacttgccggttagtttgtgtggaatcTAATTTTCCCTCATCAattttttggcaccgttgctggcGATTGAATTAGattaacaatgattaagtaaggtgataatctagattaagcatttttctttgtttttactaTGCACACTGTTTGAGATTTTATTTCTACTAACCATAACTGCACTTTAGGAATAGAGTGCTCTGTTTGTGTTTTTGTGTTTGTTTTGGTTGTATGCCTGGAGGGAGAAGAGGTGATTCCACCTCCTTTAATTCTGAGCCAGAGAGAACATTCTTGAGATTgagaagagaagcaagagggaagggAGTTAGTGGTGAAGAATCAGAAGAAAATGATCAAGAGATTGAGGGTAATATCCCTAATCCACCTGAGGATGCGGCTAACAACAATGGCCAACCTTAGAGAAGAGTATTAGCCTCCTACACTATCCCCAACCCAAGGAATTGTGGGAGCGTTATCTTAACCCCCAATCTCCATGCTAATAACTTCGAACTCAAGCCTCAATCGATCACCCTGGTTCAGAATAATTGTCAATATAGAGGAAGCCCTACtaaagatccaaaccaacatctctctgtgttttttagaatttgtgacactgtcaacaCCAATGGAGTCCATCCTGACATCTATAAGCTTTTGTTAttcccattttcactgagagacaAAGCCATACATTGGTTAGAAACGTTTTCCAAAGAAAGCATCACCAACTGGGATGACCTAGTTAGCAAATTTCTAGCCAAATTCTACCCCCCTCAAAGAGTCATTAAGCTGAAAACTGATGTGCAAACGTTCATGCAATTAGAAGGAGAATCattgtatgaagcttgggagaggtatAAAGCTTTGATTAGAAGGTGCCCAAAGTGAATGTTTAGTGAGTGGGTGGAGCTACAAAATTTCTATGAGGGCTTGACCATGAGTTCAAGGAAAGCTTTGGATTATTCATCAGGAGGATCCTTGCAAATGATGAAAACTGCTCAAGAGGCACATGATCTTATAGACATGGTGGCCAATAATGAGTATTTCTACTCCTCTGAAAGACAAGCTGCTCCAAAGAGAGGTGTATTTGAGCTTGAAGGAGTTGATACAATcttggctcaaaataagattatGCATCAACAACTTTAGCAGCAAATAGAAATGATGTCAAAGAGGATGGATGGACTATAACTTGCAGCACTAAGTACGACTAATCAACCACCAGCTGTGTGGGGCAGCAAAAGGAAAGCTATGGAGAACAGTAGCCTGAACAAGTGCAGTACATGCACAATCAAGGAGCTGGACAAAATGAGTTCCATGGAGATATTTACAAATCATCCTGGAGAAACCACCCCAACTTGAAGTGGGGAGAGAACCAGAACCAGTAGCCTTGGCAAAGAAACTCCAACCAAAATAGTTCCAGAAACATAACCCATCAAAACCATCAAAACACTAACAAAAATCCATATAGAAAACCACAAATTAACCACCCTGCATCCACCTACTATCTACCAAATAACCCatcaactaactaaaataacTCTGATTCACCATCCACATCCCATACTCAGCCACAACCACTGCTAGAATCCCAAAGAATCTCCAATTTGGAGATGATaatggagaaaatgatgaaaCATCAATAGTTGGCTAACAAGAACCATGAAGCCTCACTGAGAAATTTAGAAAGACAGATTGGAAAATTGTCCAAACAACCAGCTGAGAGACCAACCAACTCTTTTCCAAGTGATACCATCCCCAATCCtaaagaagaatgcaaagcaATTCAACTCAGGAGTGGAAGAACATTGGAGGATGACAAGGCTAGCAGTAAGGAAGAAGTGGCAATAGAGGAAAAAGATCAAGAGAGTTCCAAGAAAAGAGAGGAAGAGCCACAAGCTTCAAAGAAGGGAAAACAAGTCATGGAAGAGCATCCACAAGAACAGAGAAAGGTAGTGAAACCTTACATACCTCTTCTGCCATACCCTCAAAGGTTACAAAGAGAGCTCAAAGATCAATAATTACCCAAGTTTCTAGAGGTTTTTAAGAAGTTGAAAATCAATATCGCACTTGTTGAAGCATTGGAACAGATGCCTTTATATGCAAAATTCCTCAAGGAACTcattaagaagaagaaaaactggAATGAGAAGGAGATCGTGATCTTGACACAAGAATGCATTACAGTGACTCAGAAGGGTCTTCCACCAAAACTCAAAGACCATGGGAGTTTCATCATATCATGCACCATTGGCAATATGGCCTTGGAAAAAGCTCTCTGTGACTTAGGAGCCAGCATCAATTTGATGCCTCTCTTACTAATGAAGAAGCTTGCAATAGAGGAAGCCAAACCCACCAGAATGTCACTTCAAATGGCTGATAGATCACTCAAGATACCTAATGGAGTTGTGGAAAACTTATTGGTGAAGGTAGGAAAGTTCATTTTCCCTGCTGATTTTGTCATTTTAGACATGGAAGAAGATGGACACAACTCAATTATCTTGGGGCGACCTTTCTTAGCCATAGCAAGAGCTATCATTGATGTAGAGAAATGTGAAATGACCCTCAAGGTGCATAATAAACAAATGATCATCAATGTCTTTAAGGCCATGCAATATCCCCCTGAGAAGGAAAAGCATATGAGGGTGGAGATGatagaagaattggatgaagagcTGCTTGAAACACACGGTCAAGATgctcaagaagaagaaatggagacAGCCCAAGAGGTCTTAGAGGAATAAGTGACTGAAGTCCCCTATGAAGGCAAGAAGGAAGAGAAGCCTAAatggtagcgcgaaattgtgatcaatacttttcacaactcaaatgatccccggtaatgaaaccaaaaacttggtgttcaataccatggcataaacacaacttcacacaactaaccagcaagtgtactgggtcgtccaagtaataaaccttatgcgagtaagggtcgatcccacagaaattgttggtatgaagcaagctatggtcaccttgtaaatctcagtcaggcaaactcaaatgggtatggtgatatacgaataaaactataaagttaaggatagagatacttatgtaattcattggtaggaacttcagataagcgtatgaagatgctttcccttccgtctctctgctttcctactgtcttcatccaatccttcttactcctttccatggcaagcttaagcaagggtttcaccgttgtcagtggctacctcccaccctctcagtggaaatgttcaacgcaccctgtcacggcacggctatccatctgtcagttctcgattNNNNNNNNNNNNNNNNNNNNNNNNNNNNNNNNNNNNNNNNNNNNNNNNNNNNNNNNNNNNNNNNNNNNNNNNNNNNNNNNNNNNNNNNNNNNNNNNNNNNNNNNNNNNNNNNNNNNNNNNNNNNNNNNNNNNNNNNNNNNNNNNNNNNNNNNNNNNNNNNNNNNNNNNNNNNNNNNNNNNNNNNNNNNNNNNNNNNNNNNNNNNNNNNNNNNttaatctatggtgtgtagaaactccaccgttgaaaatacataagaacaagttctaggcatggccgaatggccagcctcccagtgatctaagatagcatcaaAACAAGGATAGCTACCCAGATGTCTCNNNNNNNNNNNNNNNNNNNNNNNNNNNNNNNNNNNNNNNNNNNNNNNNNNNNNNNNNNNNNNNNNNNNNNNNNNNNNNNNNNNNNNNNNNNNNNNNNNNNNNNNNNNNNNNNNNNNNNNNNNNNNNNNNNNNNNNNNNNNNNNNNNNNNNNNNNNNNNNNNNNNNNNNNNNNNNNNNNNNNNNNNNNNNNNNNNNNNNNNNNNNNNNNNNNNNNNNNNNNNNNNNNNNNNNNNNNNNNNNNNNNNNNNNNNNNNNNNNNNNNNNNNNNNNNNNNNNNNNNNNNNNNNNNNNNNNNNNNNNNNNNNNNNNNNNNNNNNNNNNNNNNNNNNNNNNNNNNNNNNNNNNNNNNNNNNNNNNNNNNNNNNNNNNNNNNNNNNNNNNNNNNNNNNNNNNNNNNNNNNNNNNNNNNNNNNNNNNNNNNNNNNNNNNNNNNNNNNNNNNNNNNNNNNNNNNNNNNNNNNNNNNNNNNNNNNNNNNNNNNNNNNNNNNNNNNNNNNNNNNNNNNNNNNNNNNNNNNNNNNNNNNNNNNNNNNNNNNNNNNNNNNNNNNNNNNNNNNNNNNNNNNNNNNNNNNNNNNNNNNNNNNNNNNNNNNNNNNNNNNNNNNNNNNNNNNNNNNNNNNNNNNNNNNNNNNNNNNNNNNNNNNNNNNNNNNNNNNNNNNNNNNNNNNNNNNNNNNNNNNNNNNNNNNNNNNNNNNNNNNNNNNNNNNNNNNNNNNNNNNNNNNNNNNNNNNNNNNNNNNNNNNNNNNNNNNNNNNNNNNNNNNNNNNNNNNNNNNNNNNNNNNNNNNNNNNNNNNNNNNNNNNNNNNNNNNNNNNNNNNNNNNNNNNNNNNNNNNNNNNNNNNNNNNNNNNNNNNNNNNNNNNNNNNNNNNNNNNNNNNNNNNNNNNNNNNNNNNNNNNNNNNNNNNNNNNNNNNNNNNNNNNNNNNNNNNNNNNNNNNNNNNNNNNNNNNNNNNNNNNNNNNNNN encodes the following:
- the LOC107466755 gene encoding uncharacterized protein LOC107466755; translated protein: MSSRKALDYSSGGSLQMMKTAQEAHDLIDMVANNEYFYSSERQAAPKRGLANKNHEASLRNLERQIGKLSKQPAERPTNSFPSDTIPNPKEECKAIQLRSGRTLEDDKASSKEEVAIEEKDQESSKKREEEPQASKKGKQVMEEHPQEQRKMPLYAKFLKELIKKKKNWNEKEIVILTQECITVTQKGLPPKLKDHGSFIISCTIGNMALEKALCDLGASINLMPLLLMKKLAIEEAKPTRMSLQMADRSLKIPNGVVENLLVKVGKFIFPADFVILDMEEDGHNSIILGRPFLAIARAIIDVEKCEMTLKVHNKQMIINVFKAMQYPPEKEKHMRVEMIEELDEELLETHGQDAQEEEMETAQEVLEE